The window TTAGGGTGTCGGCAGAGGACTATAAGCGGTGATTAGGTGACTAAGTGACAAGGAAATTAAGTTTTTCAGGCATTGACCGATAAGAGATGACGAAGTGCGGTTCAATAATGTGAGAAATTGGGGCAGTTTATAGGTAGGTTTTTAATTGCAATACTGGAAAAGGATTTTAGTAATTAATACGTAAATTTACATATATTGGGACGCTTTAGAATTGTAATTGTAATAATTCATTAAAACCATTACTTTTTCGAACAAAGCAAGTAGAGGCGTCATATGTCGAGAAAAATTAATAGTGTATGGAACAAACGTTACTGTTGAATCACGGGATGAGCATAGGGCTGGTTGTTATTCTTTCTTATGTGATTTCCTACATTGCAATACCGATAATTACCCGGGCGGCAGAGGCCAAGCACCTTTTTGATCATCCGGATGAGGATCGGAAGTTACATTTGGAAGCGATTCCAACGCTTGGTGGCATTGCTATATTTTTGGCTTTTTTACTAAGTTTTTCGGTAAGTCCATGGGCTGAAGGTTTTGAGGGCTATTCCTACCTGGTGGGCGCGTTGCTTATTTTATTTTTTACCGGACTGAAAGATGATTTGGTCGTTTTGTCGGCTAAGAAGAAATTGGCGGCCCAGCTTACGGCTGCCGGTTTGGTGATCTTTGGCAGCGGGGTCATTATTGACAATTTTCATGGAGTGTTTGGCTTGGCAGAAATCTCTTATTGGGTAGCGGTGCCAGTTACGTTTTTCACGGTGATTGTGGTTATTAATGCGGTGAATCTTATCGACGGTATTGATGGACTGGCGGGAGGCATTGGAGTTTTAGCTTCTGTAATATTCGGTTCTGCCTTTTTATATGCTGGTCAGGTGCCGATGGCGATGTTTTCGTTTTGCCTGGCAGGGGCGCTGTTAGGGTTTTTAT of the Fodinibius sp. Rm-B-1B1-1 genome contains:
- a CDS encoding MraY family glycosyltransferase, yielding MEQTLLLNHGMSIGLVVILSYVISYIAIPIITRAAEAKHLFDHPDEDRKLHLEAIPTLGGIAIFLAFLLSFSVSPWAEGFEGYSYLVGALLILFFTGLKDDLVVLSAKKKLAAQLTAAGLVIFGSGVIIDNFHGVFGLAEISYWVAVPVTFFTVIVVINAVNLIDGIDGLAGGIGVLASVIFGSAFLYAGQVPMAMFSFCLAGALLGFLYYNFSPASIFMGDTGSMLLGFLLSIQAIEFIALSDIPAFANVFGSSSAILPVAILAFPLFDTIRVIVKRMRRGKSIFEPGQDHVHHELLRMGFSHRDATLLLYGKSLLLIGIVGPLAWLGVNPNVLLGAVLFSSLLIFPTNGWKRALISRVFGYNWVAFRSRKWGIEFDQDKIKPLNGNESEESFEHVDKGEEAREEADSVAV